The following are from one region of the Streptomyces changanensis genome:
- the iolD gene encoding 3D-(3,5/4)-trihydroxycyclohexane-1,2-dione acylhydrolase (decyclizing), translating into MSPSTRRLTVAQALVRFLTAQYTERDGVRRRLVAGTWGILGHGNVAGIGQALLEAGGAAMPFHQGRNEQAMVHAAVGYARQCNRLSAQAVTTSIGPGATNLVTGAALATINRLPVLLLPGDAFATRTAEPLLQQLEHPVHADVSVNDTLRPVSRSFDRVTRPEALVPSALRAMRVLADPAATGAVTLALPQDVQAEAYDWPEEFFAERVWPMRRPAPDPAELDAAVRAVRAARRPLVVAGGGVHHSEAEDALRALVDATGIPVASTQAGKGSLRHDHPADLGGVGHTGTAAADDIARTADLVLGVGTRHTDFTTASGTLFAHPDVRFVNLDVNPADAHKMAARTLVADARSGLEALTAALAGYRVDAAYEAEYRAGRERWEGAVTAAFRADDDGAVPTQSQVLGVLDSVVGDEDVVVNAAGSLPGDLHKLWRARSPRQYHLEYGYSCMGYEIPGAIGVQLAAPGTPVWALVGDGTYLMMPTELVTAVQEGLPINVVLVQNHGYASIGGLSERTGGERFATAYRYRAADGSYTGDPLPVDLAANAASLGMDVLRAATVGELRAALTAARASDRPTCVYVETGETGPAAPGAAAWWDVPVAEVATREAAVTARAAYERQASRVRRHL; encoded by the coding sequence ATGAGCCCGTCGACCCGCCGCCTGACCGTCGCCCAGGCGCTGGTGCGCTTCCTGACGGCCCAGTACACCGAACGCGACGGGGTGCGGCGCCGGCTGGTCGCCGGCACCTGGGGCATCCTCGGGCACGGCAACGTCGCCGGGATCGGCCAGGCGCTGCTGGAGGCGGGCGGGGCGGCCATGCCGTTCCACCAGGGCCGCAACGAGCAGGCCATGGTGCACGCCGCGGTCGGCTACGCCCGGCAGTGCAACCGGCTCTCCGCCCAGGCGGTCACCACGTCCATCGGCCCCGGCGCCACCAACCTCGTCACCGGCGCCGCCCTCGCCACGATCAACCGCCTCCCCGTCCTGCTGCTGCCCGGCGACGCCTTCGCCACCCGCACCGCCGAGCCGCTCCTCCAGCAGCTGGAGCACCCGGTGCACGCCGACGTCTCCGTCAACGACACCCTCCGTCCCGTCTCCCGCTCCTTCGACCGTGTCACCCGGCCGGAGGCGCTGGTGCCCTCGGCGCTGCGCGCCATGCGCGTCCTCGCCGACCCCGCCGCGACCGGTGCGGTGACGCTCGCCCTGCCGCAGGACGTGCAGGCCGAGGCGTACGACTGGCCGGAGGAGTTCTTCGCCGAACGTGTCTGGCCCATGCGCCGCCCCGCCCCCGACCCGGCCGAGCTCGACGCCGCGGTCCGCGCGGTGCGGGCCGCCCGGCGCCCGCTCGTCGTCGCGGGCGGCGGCGTCCACCACAGCGAGGCGGAGGACGCCCTCCGGGCGCTCGTCGACGCGACCGGCATCCCCGTCGCCTCCACCCAGGCCGGCAAGGGGTCCCTCCGCCACGACCACCCCGCCGACCTCGGCGGCGTCGGCCACACCGGCACGGCCGCCGCCGACGACATCGCCCGCACCGCCGACCTCGTCCTCGGCGTCGGCACCCGCCACACCGACTTCACCACCGCGTCCGGCACCCTCTTCGCCCACCCGGACGTCCGGTTCGTCAACCTCGACGTCAACCCCGCCGACGCGCACAAGATGGCGGCCCGCACCCTCGTCGCCGACGCCCGCTCCGGGCTGGAGGCGCTCACCGCGGCCCTGGCCGGGTACCGCGTCGACGCGGCGTACGAGGCCGAGTACCGCGCGGGCCGCGAGCGCTGGGAGGGCGCCGTGACCGCCGCGTTCCGCGCGGACGACGACGGGGCCGTCCCGACGCAGAGCCAGGTGCTCGGCGTCCTCGACTCGGTCGTCGGCGACGAGGACGTCGTCGTCAACGCCGCCGGCTCCCTCCCCGGCGACCTGCACAAGCTGTGGCGCGCCCGCTCCCCGCGCCAGTACCACCTGGAGTACGGCTACTCCTGCATGGGCTACGAGATCCCGGGCGCCATCGGCGTACAGCTCGCGGCGCCCGGCACGCCGGTGTGGGCGCTCGTCGGCGACGGCACCTACCTGATGATGCCCACCGAGCTGGTGACCGCCGTGCAGGAGGGCCTGCCGATCAACGTCGTCCTCGTCCAGAACCACGGCTACGCCTCCATCGGCGGCCTCTCCGAGCGGACCGGCGGCGAGCGCTTCGCCACCGCCTACCGCTACCGGGCCGCCGACGGCTCGTACACGGGCGACCCGCTCCCCGTCGACCTGGCCGCCAACGCCGCGAGCCTCGGCATGGACGTCCTGCGGGCGGCCACCGTCGGCGAGCTGAGGGCCGCGCTGACCGCGGCCCGCGCCTCCGACCGGCCCACCTGCGTGTACGTCGAGACGGGTGAGACGGGGCCGGCCGCCCCGGGCGCGGCCGCCTGGTGGGACGTGCCGGTCGCCGAGGTGGCCACGCGGGAGGCGGCCGTCACGGCCCGCGCGGCGTACGAGCGGCAGGCGTCCCGCGTCCGCCGCCACCTGTGA
- a CDS encoding SpoIIE family protein phosphatase/ATP-binding protein → MRGKSGRLGRPARRERFLGVRSAAGQVLFLQIVVAVVLIAAAVVALAFQARYDGERDARHRSLASAESFADAPGTLAALRPPDPATLQRHAEAARKGSGVDFVAVMAPDGTRLADSDPSLVGTRAEDVERAASGTPFTEIFQGDPDEAARAVVPVADADGTVVGLVSAGVSIDSVGDAVDRQLPVFLGAGGAALALATVSSALVSRRLRRQTHGLGPAEMTRMYEHHDAVLHAVREGVLIVGEDGRLTLANDEARRLLALPPDAEGRRVTDLGLAGDTAGLLTSGRTVTDEVHLTGDRLLAVNTRRTRPYGGPSGTVVTLRDTTELRAVTGVAEVARERLTLLYEAGVRIGTTLDVVRTAEELTEVAVPRFADFVTVELLDPVLRGEEPTGAHSVMRRAAVSGVRTDHPLQPAGDLIRFDVPTTPMAAALDSGRAVLEADLTVAHGWRAQDPAGADVAVAYGIRSLVTVPLQARGVVVGMANFWRVTHSGRFEEEDLAFAEELAARAAVAIDNARRFTREHAMAVTLQRSLLPRVLPEQDALEIAYRYLPAQAGVGGDWFDVIPLPGARVALVVGDVVGHGLHAAATMGRLRTAVHNFSTLDLPPDELLGHLDELVSRIDEEETGDGAAGISGATCLYAIYDPVAGRCSMASAGHFAPAVALPEGSVELPEVPVFPPLGLGGGPFETYEVRLPEGSSLVLYTDGLIEHRERDLDTGLRLLRETLADGPGRTPEETCRAVFGALLPPSRDDDVALLVARTRLLPEDRVADWDVPRDPSAVAPVRAACVRQLERWGLEEIGFSTELMLSELITNAIRYGSDPIHVRMLRDRSLICEVSDGSSTSPHLRRAATTDEGGRGLYLVSRFAGRWGTRYTPSGKVMWTEQSLTGGAPPPDASALFDDAAW, encoded by the coding sequence ATGAGGGGCAAGAGTGGACGTCTCGGACGGCCCGCGCGCCGGGAGAGGTTCCTCGGGGTGCGCAGCGCCGCCGGACAGGTGCTCTTCCTCCAGATCGTGGTGGCCGTGGTGCTCATCGCCGCCGCGGTCGTCGCCCTCGCCTTCCAGGCGCGGTACGACGGCGAGCGCGACGCGCGTCACCGCTCCCTCGCCTCGGCCGAGTCCTTCGCGGACGCCCCCGGGACCCTCGCGGCACTGCGCCCCCCCGATCCGGCCACCCTCCAGCGCCACGCCGAGGCCGCGCGGAAGGGGTCGGGCGTGGACTTCGTGGCGGTGATGGCGCCGGACGGCACCCGCCTGGCCGACAGCGACCCCTCGCTCGTGGGGACCCGCGCGGAGGACGTGGAGCGGGCGGCGTCGGGCACGCCGTTCACCGAGATCTTCCAGGGCGACCCCGACGAAGCGGCGCGGGCCGTCGTCCCCGTCGCGGACGCCGACGGGACGGTGGTGGGCCTGGTCTCCGCCGGCGTCAGCATCGACAGCGTGGGTGACGCCGTCGACCGGCAGCTGCCGGTGTTCCTGGGCGCGGGTGGGGCCGCCCTCGCGCTCGCGACGGTCAGCTCGGCGCTGGTCAGCAGGCGGCTGCGGCGGCAGACGCACGGCCTGGGCCCGGCGGAGATGACGCGGATGTACGAGCACCACGACGCCGTGCTCCACGCCGTCCGCGAGGGAGTGCTCATCGTCGGGGAGGACGGGCGGCTGACCCTCGCCAACGACGAGGCGCGCCGGCTGCTCGCCCTGCCGCCGGACGCCGAGGGCCGCCGCGTCACCGACCTGGGCCTGGCCGGCGACACGGCGGGGCTGCTCACCTCCGGGCGCACGGTGACCGACGAGGTCCATCTGACCGGCGACCGGCTGCTCGCGGTCAACACCCGCCGTACCCGTCCGTACGGCGGGCCGTCCGGCACCGTCGTGACGCTGCGGGACACGACGGAGCTGCGCGCCGTGACCGGCGTGGCGGAGGTCGCGCGGGAGCGGCTGACGCTGCTGTACGAGGCGGGGGTGCGGATCGGCACGACCCTGGACGTCGTCCGCACGGCCGAGGAGCTGACGGAGGTGGCGGTCCCGCGGTTCGCGGACTTCGTGACGGTGGAACTGCTGGACCCGGTGCTGCGCGGCGAGGAGCCGACCGGGGCGCACTCGGTGATGCGCCGGGCCGCGGTCAGCGGCGTGCGGACGGACCACCCGCTCCAGCCGGCCGGTGACCTGATCCGCTTCGACGTGCCGACGACCCCGATGGCGGCGGCCCTGGACAGCGGCCGGGCGGTGCTGGAGGCGGACCTGACGGTGGCGCACGGCTGGCGCGCACAGGACCCGGCCGGGGCCGACGTGGCGGTGGCGTACGGGATCCGCTCGCTGGTGACCGTGCCGCTCCAGGCACGGGGTGTCGTCGTGGGCATGGCCAACTTCTGGCGCGTGACGCACTCGGGGCGGTTCGAGGAGGAGGACCTCGCCTTCGCGGAGGAGCTGGCGGCGCGGGCGGCGGTGGCGATCGACAACGCCCGCCGGTTCACCCGGGAGCACGCCATGGCGGTGACGCTCCAGCGCAGCCTGCTGCCGCGGGTGCTGCCGGAGCAGGACGCGCTGGAGATCGCCTACCGGTACCTGCCGGCGCAGGCGGGGGTGGGCGGCGACTGGTTCGACGTGATCCCGCTGCCGGGCGCGCGGGTGGCGCTGGTCGTCGGCGACGTGGTCGGGCACGGGCTGCACGCCGCCGCGACGATGGGCCGGCTGCGCACGGCGGTGCACAACTTCTCCACGCTCGACCTGCCGCCGGACGAGCTGCTGGGCCACCTCGACGAGCTCGTGTCGCGGATCGACGAGGAGGAGACAGGCGACGGCGCGGCCGGGATCTCCGGCGCGACCTGCCTGTACGCCATCTACGACCCGGTGGCGGGGCGCTGTTCGATGGCGTCCGCGGGGCACTTCGCGCCGGCGGTGGCGCTGCCCGAGGGGTCGGTGGAGCTGCCCGAGGTGCCGGTGTTCCCGCCGCTGGGGCTCGGGGGCGGACCGTTCGAGACGTACGAGGTGCGACTGCCGGAGGGCAGCAGTCTGGTGCTGTACACGGACGGGCTGATCGAACACCGGGAACGGGACCTCGACACGGGGCTGCGGCTGCTGCGCGAGACGCTGGCCGACGGCCCGGGGCGGACGCCGGAGGAGACGTGCCGGGCGGTGTTCGGGGCTCTGCTGCCGCCCAGCCGCGACGACGACGTGGCCCTCCTGGTCGCCCGCACCCGGTTGCTGCCGGAGGACCGCGTGGCCGACTGGGACGTGCCGAGGGACCCGTCGGCCGTGGCACCCGTGCGGGCCGCGTGCGTACGGCAGTTGGAGCGCTGGGGGCTGGAGGAGATCGGCTTCAGCACCGAGCTGATGCTGAGCGAGCTGATCACCAATGCCATCCGGTACGGCTCCGATCCGATCCACGTGCGCATGCTGCGCGACCGGAGCCTGATCTGCGAGGTGTCGGACGGCAGCAGCACCTCGCCGCACCTGCGGAGGGCCGCCACCACGGACGAGGGCGGGCGGGGCCTGTACCTGGTCTCGCGGTTCGCCGGCCGGTGGGGGACGCGGTACACGCCGAGCGGCAAGGTCATGTGGACCGAGCAGTCACTGACGGGCGGCGCGCCGCCACCGGACGCGTCCGCCCTCTTCGACGACGCCGCGTGGTGA